From Burkholderia savannae, a single genomic window includes:
- a CDS encoding dihydroxyacetone kinase subunit DhaK — protein MNRVINHPDYVVEDMLRGIAAAHPELTLDADNPRVIGVARPAAGKVGVVTGGGSGHEPAFLGYAGPGLVDAVAVGEIFSSPTAKSFLDAFRRADRGAGVACLYGNYAGDNMNVKMAIKMAAAQGICVKTVVANDDVASAPRDERAKRRGVAGEILMWKAGGARAAAGGDLDAVIASARKAIDNTRSVGIGLSACTIPANGKANFHIADGEMEVGIGHHGEHGVRVMRTVSAKDMAAMMLDIVLPDFPLERGEEVAVLVSGLGATPLMEQYILYAEVAERLAAAGLKIGFRLVGNLFTSLEMMGVTLTITRLDDELKQLFAAPCSSIGLTVGDRA, from the coding sequence ATGAATCGTGTCATCAATCATCCCGACTACGTCGTCGAGGATATGCTGCGCGGGATCGCCGCCGCGCATCCGGAGCTCACGCTCGATGCGGACAATCCGCGCGTGATCGGCGTCGCACGGCCGGCGGCGGGCAAGGTCGGCGTCGTCACGGGCGGCGGCTCGGGCCACGAGCCGGCGTTTCTCGGCTACGCGGGGCCGGGGCTCGTGGACGCGGTCGCGGTCGGCGAGATTTTCTCGTCGCCGACCGCGAAGAGCTTTCTCGACGCGTTCCGGCGCGCCGATCGCGGTGCGGGCGTCGCATGCCTGTACGGCAATTACGCGGGCGACAACATGAACGTGAAGATGGCGATCAAGATGGCGGCCGCGCAGGGCATCTGCGTGAAGACCGTCGTCGCGAACGACGACGTCGCGTCGGCGCCGCGCGACGAACGCGCGAAGCGTCGCGGCGTCGCGGGCGAGATCCTGATGTGGAAGGCGGGCGGCGCGCGCGCGGCGGCGGGCGGCGATCTCGACGCGGTGATCGCGAGCGCGCGCAAGGCGATCGACAACACGCGCTCGGTCGGCATCGGGCTGTCCGCGTGCACGATTCCGGCGAACGGCAAGGCGAATTTCCACATCGCCGACGGCGAGATGGAAGTCGGCATCGGCCACCACGGTGAGCACGGCGTGCGCGTGATGCGCACGGTGAGCGCGAAGGACATGGCCGCGATGATGCTCGACATCGTGCTGCCGGATTTTCCGCTCGAACGCGGCGAGGAGGTGGCCGTGCTCGTGTCGGGACTCGGCGCGACGCCGCTGATGGAGCAATATATTCTGTATGCCGAAGTAGCGGAGCGGCTCGCGGCTGCCGGATTGAAGATCGGCTTTCGCCTCGTCGGCAATCTGTTCACGTCGCTCGAGATGATGGGCGTCACGCTGACGATCACCCGGCTCGACGACGAGCTGAAGCAACTGTTCGCCGCGCCGTGCAGCAGCATCGGCCTCACCGTTGGAGACCGCGCATGA
- a CDS encoding SDR family oxidoreductase — MTNLWDRAFDLTGRVALVTGGAAGIGHACAKLLAQRGASVALVDRHPETMRIAAMLEGGAARHSGMSLDLRDCSAAQAAVELVASRFGGVDLLVNSAGVALLDKALDVGEAAWDATMAINVKASFFVAQAVARQMIAGGRGGRIVNLASQASVVGLDRHAAYCASKAAIVGMTKVLALEWAPHGITVNAVSPTIVETELGKQAWAGEAGERAKREIPAGRFAQPDEIAALVLYLLSDAAAMMTGENVVIDGGYTAR; from the coding sequence ATGACGAATCTCTGGGACAGGGCGTTCGATCTGACGGGCCGCGTCGCGCTCGTGACGGGCGGCGCGGCGGGCATCGGGCACGCGTGCGCGAAACTGCTCGCACAGCGCGGCGCGAGCGTCGCGCTCGTCGATCGGCATCCCGAAACGATGCGGATCGCCGCGATGCTTGAAGGCGGCGCCGCGCGCCATAGCGGGATGTCGCTCGACCTGCGCGACTGCTCGGCCGCGCAGGCTGCCGTCGAGCTCGTCGCGTCGCGCTTCGGCGGCGTCGATCTGCTCGTCAACAGCGCGGGCGTCGCGCTGCTCGACAAGGCGCTCGACGTCGGCGAGGCCGCGTGGGACGCGACGATGGCGATCAACGTGAAGGCGTCGTTCTTCGTCGCGCAGGCGGTTGCGCGGCAGATGATCGCGGGCGGGCGCGGGGGGCGGATCGTCAATCTCGCGTCGCAGGCGAGCGTGGTCGGGCTCGACAGGCACGCCGCGTATTGCGCGAGCAAGGCCGCGATCGTCGGGATGACGAAGGTGCTCGCGCTCGAATGGGCGCCGCACGGGATCACCGTGAACGCGGTGTCGCCGACGATCGTCGAAACCGAGCTCGGCAAGCAGGCGTGGGCGGGCGAAGCCGGCGAGCGCGCGAAGCGCGAGATTCCGGCCGGCCGCTTCGCGCAGCCGGACGAGATCGCCGCGCTGGTGCTTTATCTGCTGAGCGACGCGGCCGCGATGATGACGGGCGAGAACGTCGTGATCGACGGCGGCTATACCGCGCGTTGA
- the dhaL gene encoding dihydroxyacetone kinase subunit DhaL, whose product MNAATLQSLPLAGAGFVVRELVDVIRRNRDQLSEIDAAIGDGDHGINMSKGFGQCGERLDARGATSLPDALDMLSTSLLDGIGGSMGPLYGSFFMDFAVVLKGRDTLDATLFGEALSAGLAGVQAISDAKVGDKTLIDTLAPADAAFHEALRAGDDFRHALAAMSAAAERGKESTRWLQARIGRAARLGERSVGTLDAGAASCCLILCSIASSIGARLN is encoded by the coding sequence ATGAACGCCGCCACCCTTCAGAGCCTGCCGCTCGCCGGCGCCGGTTTCGTCGTGCGCGAGCTCGTCGACGTGATCCGGCGCAATCGCGATCAGTTATCCGAAATAGACGCGGCGATCGGCGACGGCGATCACGGCATCAACATGAGCAAGGGCTTCGGCCAATGCGGCGAGCGGCTCGACGCGCGCGGCGCGACGAGCCTGCCGGATGCGCTCGATATGTTGTCGACCTCGCTCCTGGACGGCATCGGCGGATCGATGGGCCCGCTTTACGGCAGCTTCTTCATGGATTTCGCCGTGGTGCTGAAGGGGCGCGACACGCTCGACGCGACACTGTTCGGCGAAGCGCTGTCGGCGGGGTTGGCGGGCGTGCAGGCCATCAGCGACGCGAAGGTCGGCGACAAGACGCTGATCGACACGCTCGCGCCGGCCGATGCCGCGTTTCACGAAGCGCTGCGCGCGGGCGACGATTTTCGCCACGCGCTCGCCGCGATGAGCGCGGCCGCGGAGCGCGGCAAGGAGTCGACGCGCTGGCTGCAGGCGAGGATCGGACGGGCGGCGCGGCTCGGCGAGCGGTCGGTCGGCACGCTCGATGCGGGGGCGGCGTCGTGCTGCCTGATTCTGTGCAGTATCGCGAGCTCGATCGGCGCGCGGCTGAACTGA
- a CDS encoding sugar ABC transporter ATP-binding protein translates to MNKSSVTIRDTTVTPVLLEASQVAKRFNGVSALRDGRLSLMAGRVHALCGGNGTGKSTFLNILMGLLRRDEGTIRLNGRDVDFASPAEALANRMAIITQELSPVPGMTVAENLYLGREPTRARIVVDFRALTRRAQALLDRLGFAIDAGAPMHRLSLAQTQLVEIAKAFSHDCQVMIMDEPTSAIGERETETLFAAIRNVTAHGTGIIYVSHRLSELFDIADDYTVFRDGAYVESGRMADIDRAHLVRAIVGREMPAVDKARRPAHGEPCLRVTGLARADEFEDVSLDVRRGEILGIYGLMGSGRSEFLNCVYGLTRPDAGAATLGGAPLPQGDPARAIRAGIALVTEDRKDSGLVLTGSVQENIAMAAYRRLSRGGVIRRSRVRRLAQSMVERLRIKAASLRMPVSAMSGGNQQKVVLAKCLSTEPVLLLCDEPTRGIDEGAKQEIYRLLDAFARDGGAVIVVSSEAPELLYLSDRIAVFKGGRVAAICPGDGATQESLLHLAS, encoded by the coding sequence ATGAACAAAAGTTCAGTCACCATCCGGGATACGACAGTGACTCCTGTTCTGCTCGAAGCAAGTCAGGTAGCGAAGCGGTTCAACGGCGTGAGCGCATTGCGCGACGGGCGATTGAGCCTCATGGCCGGGCGCGTGCACGCGCTGTGCGGCGGCAACGGCACCGGCAAATCCACGTTCCTGAACATCCTGATGGGGCTTCTGCGTCGCGACGAGGGCACGATCCGGCTGAACGGCCGCGATGTCGATTTCGCGTCGCCCGCCGAGGCGCTTGCGAACCGCATGGCGATCATCACGCAGGAGTTGTCGCCCGTGCCGGGGATGACGGTGGCCGAGAACCTGTACCTCGGCCGCGAGCCGACCCGCGCGCGCATCGTCGTCGACTTCCGTGCGCTGACGCGCCGCGCGCAGGCGCTGCTCGACCGCCTCGGCTTCGCGATCGACGCGGGCGCGCCGATGCATCGGCTGAGCCTCGCGCAGACGCAACTCGTCGAGATCGCGAAGGCGTTCAGCCACGACTGCCAGGTGATGATCATGGACGAGCCGACGTCGGCGATCGGCGAGCGCGAAACCGAGACGCTGTTCGCTGCGATTCGCAACGTCACCGCGCACGGCACCGGGATCATCTACGTGTCGCATCGGCTGAGCGAGCTGTTCGATATCGCCGACGACTACACGGTGTTTCGCGACGGCGCGTATGTCGAGAGCGGCAGGATGGCCGACATCGATCGCGCGCATCTCGTGCGCGCGATCGTCGGCCGCGAAATGCCCGCTGTCGACAAGGCGCGCCGGCCCGCGCACGGCGAGCCTTGCCTGCGGGTCACGGGCCTCGCGCGCGCGGACGAATTCGAAGACGTGAGCCTCGACGTGCGGCGCGGCGAGATCCTCGGCATCTACGGGCTGATGGGCTCGGGCCGCAGCGAATTCCTCAACTGCGTGTACGGCTTGACGCGGCCCGACGCCGGCGCCGCGACGCTCGGCGGCGCGCCGCTGCCGCAGGGCGATCCCGCGCGGGCGATTCGCGCGGGCATCGCGCTCGTCACCGAGGACCGCAAGGATTCGGGCCTCGTGCTGACGGGCAGCGTGCAGGAGAACATCGCGATGGCCGCGTACCGGCGCCTGTCGCGCGGCGGCGTGATCCGGCGTTCGCGCGTGCGCCGCCTCGCGCAATCGATGGTCGAGCGGCTGCGGATCAAGGCCGCGTCGCTGCGCATGCCCGTGTCGGCGATGAGCGGCGGCAACCAGCAGAAGGTCGTGCTCGCGAAATGCCTGTCGACCGAGCCCGTGCTGCTGCTTTGCGACGAGCCGACGCGCGGCATCGACGAAGGCGCGAAACAGGAAATCTACCGGCTGCTCGATGCGTTCGCGCGCGACGGCGGCGCGGTGATCGTCGTGTCGTCGGAGGCGCCCGAGCTGCTGTATCTGAGCGATCGCATCGCGGTGTTCAAGGGCGGCCGCGTCGCGGCGATCTGTCCGGGCGACGGCGCCACTCAGGAATCCCTGCTCCATCTCGCTTCATGA
- a CDS encoding DUF6232 family protein — protein sequence MENAFNEHGVMVTRNGLSAAGQIFALREIRGVEVLTVRKNKIVPYAISLIGVAAAVAGGSLGSSATLVAGVMLVVVGYLAWTTQDVTHRLIVDMPDGKREAITSVDREFVERVAQAVNAARAAAAAT from the coding sequence ATGGAAAACGCCTTCAACGAACACGGCGTCATGGTCACGCGCAACGGTCTGTCCGCCGCCGGGCAAATCTTCGCGCTGCGCGAGATTCGCGGCGTCGAGGTTCTCACCGTCAGGAAGAACAAGATCGTTCCGTACGCGATCTCGCTAATCGGCGTCGCCGCCGCCGTCGCGGGCGGCTCGCTCGGCTCGAGCGCGACGCTCGTCGCGGGCGTGATGCTCGTCGTCGTCGGCTATCTCGCGTGGACCACGCAGGACGTCACGCATCGGCTCATCGTCGACATGCCCGACGGCAAGCGCGAGGCGATCACGAGCGTCGACCGCGAATTCGTCGAGCGCGTCGCGCAAGCGGTGAACGCCGCACGCGCGGCGGCTGCGGCAACTTGA
- a CDS encoding MDR/zinc-dependent alcohol dehydrogenase-like family protein, with amino-acid sequence MSSIAEAPPQRAAERSDAGALPATMRAVVCHGPQDYRLEQVPVPKPGPDEILTEVERVGICMGDIKTFRGAPSFWGDAVQPRYVKPPMIPGHEFVCRVVALGPLAERRGVKIGDRVISEQIVPCWGCRFCGHGQYWMCQKHDLYGFQNNVHGAMAEYMIFTKEAIVHQVPDSIPVDEAILIEPLSCSLHAADRANVGFDDVVVVAGAGTLGLGIIGAVRLRHPKKLIVLDMKPERAALALGMGADEVWNPGEENVIEKIRSITGGYGCDIYIEATGHHRAVGQGLAMLRKLGRFVEFSVFNDDAAVDWSIIGDRKELDVLGSHLGPYMYPRAIEFIGSRKIDVRGIVTHTFPLSRFADAFAVMERGEQSLKVVLDPRG; translated from the coding sequence ATGTCGTCGATAGCCGAAGCGCCGCCGCAACGCGCGGCCGAGCGCAGCGACGCGGGCGCGCTGCCCGCCACGATGCGCGCCGTGGTCTGTCACGGCCCGCAGGATTACCGCCTCGAGCAGGTGCCCGTGCCGAAGCCGGGGCCCGACGAGATTCTGACCGAAGTGGAGCGCGTGGGCATCTGCATGGGCGACATCAAGACGTTCCGCGGCGCGCCGTCGTTCTGGGGCGACGCGGTGCAGCCGCGCTACGTGAAGCCGCCGATGATTCCGGGCCACGAGTTCGTGTGCCGCGTCGTCGCGCTCGGGCCGCTCGCCGAGCGGCGCGGCGTGAAGATCGGCGATCGCGTGATCTCCGAGCAGATCGTGCCGTGCTGGGGGTGCCGCTTCTGCGGGCACGGCCAGTACTGGATGTGCCAGAAGCACGATCTGTACGGATTCCAGAACAACGTGCACGGCGCGATGGCCGAGTACATGATCTTCACGAAGGAGGCGATCGTCCACCAGGTGCCCGATTCGATTCCGGTCGACGAGGCGATCCTGATCGAGCCGCTGTCGTGCTCGCTTCATGCGGCCGATCGCGCGAACGTCGGCTTCGACGACGTGGTCGTCGTGGCGGGGGCGGGCACGCTCGGGCTCGGCATCATCGGCGCGGTGCGGCTGCGCCATCCGAAGAAGCTGATCGTGCTCGACATGAAGCCCGAGCGCGCGGCGCTCGCGCTCGGAATGGGCGCGGACGAAGTGTGGAATCCGGGCGAGGAGAACGTGATCGAGAAGATCCGGTCGATCACGGGCGGCTACGGCTGCGACATCTACATCGAGGCGACGGGCCACCATCGCGCGGTCGGTCAGGGCCTCGCGATGCTGCGCAAGCTCGGCCGCTTCGTCGAGTTCAGCGTGTTCAACGACGACGCGGCCGTCGACTGGTCGATCATCGGCGACCGCAAGGAGCTCGACGTGCTCGGCTCGCATCTCGGCCCGTACATGTACCCGCGCGCGATCGAGTTCATCGGCTCACGCAAGATCGACGTGCGCGGCATCGTCACGCACACGTTCCCGCTGTCGCGCTTCGCGGACGCATTCGCGGTGATGGAGCGCGGCGAGCAATCGTTGAAGGTCGTCCTGGACCCACGAGGTTAA
- a CDS encoding DUF2866 domain-containing protein: MVEDTVFSGLRTLLTHEHAFPVQSCRVSVAMQRPWGRPYRLVEWTMHLDAPARRQVVPAESTEAEIAEAVASHVPGRLYEGGTALY; the protein is encoded by the coding sequence ATGGTCGAAGATACCGTTTTCAGCGGCCTGCGCACGTTACTCACGCACGAACACGCGTTCCCCGTGCAAAGCTGCCGCGTGTCGGTTGCGATGCAGCGCCCGTGGGGGCGCCCGTATCGGCTCGTCGAATGGACGATGCATCTCGATGCGCCCGCGCGCCGCCAGGTCGTGCCGGCCGAGAGCACCGAGGCGGAGATCGCCGAGGCGGTCGCGTCGCACGTGCCCGGGCGTCTGTACGAAGGCGGCACCGCGCTCTACTGA
- a CDS encoding substrate-binding domain-containing protein produces MQTRKTWFGRFAAAAALGATLAITAAPGAAHAASGPYRVGAAVYGMKGQFMQNWVREIKAHPAVKSGAVQLTVFDGNYDALTQNNQIETMLTQQYSGILFVPIDTKAGIGVATRAAASDTPLIASNTMLATPKVPYIGNDDVEGGRLQAEALARQIGGKGNVVIIQGPIGQSAQIDREKGEMEVLAKYPGIKVIEKKTANWSRAEAMNLMEDWLNAHPKQINGVIAQNDDMALGALQAVKNRGLTPKDIPITSIDGMPDAIQAAKRGEITTFLQDAQAQSQGALDLVLRQLVGASYKPQSVIWQRYAKDLKWDGGTAKRYILPWVPVTPANADQLYKQVTGG; encoded by the coding sequence ATGCAAACACGAAAGACCTGGTTCGGCCGCTTCGCGGCCGCCGCGGCGCTCGGCGCGACGCTCGCGATCACGGCGGCGCCGGGCGCGGCGCACGCGGCGAGCGGACCGTATCGCGTCGGCGCGGCGGTCTACGGGATGAAAGGCCAGTTCATGCAGAACTGGGTGCGTGAGATCAAGGCGCATCCGGCCGTGAAGAGCGGCGCGGTGCAGCTCACGGTGTTCGACGGCAACTACGACGCGCTCACGCAGAACAACCAGATCGAGACGATGCTCACGCAGCAGTACAGCGGCATTCTGTTCGTGCCGATCGACACGAAGGCGGGCATCGGCGTGGCCACGCGTGCGGCCGCGTCGGACACGCCGCTCATCGCGTCGAACACGATGCTCGCGACGCCGAAGGTGCCGTACATCGGTAACGACGACGTCGAGGGCGGCCGCCTGCAGGCCGAAGCGCTCGCCAGGCAGATCGGCGGCAAGGGCAACGTCGTGATCATCCAGGGGCCGATCGGCCAGTCCGCGCAGATCGATCGCGAGAAGGGCGAGATGGAAGTGCTCGCGAAGTATCCGGGCATCAAGGTGATCGAGAAGAAGACCGCGAACTGGTCGCGCGCGGAAGCGATGAACCTGATGGAAGACTGGCTCAACGCGCATCCGAAGCAGATCAACGGCGTGATCGCGCAGAACGACGACATGGCGCTCGGCGCGCTGCAGGCGGTCAAGAATCGCGGGCTCACGCCGAAGGACATCCCGATCACGTCGATCGACGGCATGCCCGACGCGATCCAGGCGGCCAAGCGCGGCGAGATCACGACGTTCCTGCAGGATGCGCAGGCGCAGTCGCAAGGCGCGCTCGATCTCGTGCTGCGGCAGTTAGTCGGCGCGAGCTACAAGCCGCAGTCGGTGATCTGGCAGCGCTACGCGAAGGATCTGAAGTGGGACGGCGGCACCGCGAAGCGCTACATCCTGCCGTGGGTGCCCGTCACGCCGGCGAACGCCGATCAGCTGTACAAGCAGGTCACGGGCGGTTGA
- the aac(6') gene encoding aminoglycoside 6'-N-acetyltransferase: MTHSLAHFTIRAAEASDDDAWRRLRRALWPHADDAAHARDIARQLGAPDRHACFIASAADGAALGFAEVAVRRDYVNGCDTSPVLFLEGIFVAPAARRRGVARALCSAAAAWGEARGCTEFASDAPLENAASHALHRALGFAETERAVFFRKALQR; this comes from the coding sequence TTGACGCACTCGCTTGCGCATTTCACGATTCGCGCCGCCGAGGCGTCCGACGACGACGCATGGCGTCGGCTTCGGCGCGCGCTGTGGCCGCATGCCGACGACGCCGCACACGCGCGCGACATCGCGCGACAACTCGGCGCGCCGGATCGACATGCCTGCTTCATCGCATCGGCGGCGGATGGCGCCGCGCTCGGCTTCGCCGAAGTCGCTGTTCGGCGCGACTACGTGAACGGCTGCGATACGTCGCCCGTGCTGTTTCTCGAAGGCATCTTCGTCGCTCCGGCCGCGCGCCGCCGCGGCGTCGCGCGCGCGCTGTGCTCGGCCGCCGCCGCGTGGGGCGAGGCGCGCGGCTGCACCGAATTCGCGTCGGACGCGCCGCTCGAGAACGCCGCGTCGCACGCGCTGCATCGCGCGCTCGGCTTCGCCGAAACCGAGCGCGCGGTCTTCTTTCGCAAGGCGCTGCAACGCTGA
- a CDS encoding ABC transporter permease: MNKTMNTQTLSRLDAAPKRVNVAELASRFGIPIIFVALCVVLAFASPYFLTWRNWSDILRQTSINGILAIGMTYVILTKGIDLSVGSVLALAGIVSGLAGAAGHGLAASLAAGVACGAALGAINGVTIARFNVPPFVATLGMLSIARGVTYIVNDGSPVANLPDDYLSLGVGKLGPLGMPVLIFAAVALACWWVLRYTTYGRYLYAVGGNEKSARTSGIGVRKVVFSVYVVSGALAGLAGMILAARTTSALPQAGVSYELDAIAAVVIGGTSLSGGQGGVVGTLFGALLIGVINNGLNLLGVSSYYQQIAKGLIIVLAVLIDVARKQQR; this comes from the coding sequence ATGAACAAGACCATGAATACCCAGACCCTGTCCCGTCTCGATGCGGCGCCGAAGCGCGTGAATGTCGCCGAGCTCGCAAGCCGCTTCGGCATCCCGATCATCTTCGTCGCGCTGTGTGTCGTGCTCGCATTCGCGAGCCCGTACTTCCTCACGTGGCGCAACTGGAGCGACATCCTGCGGCAGACGTCGATCAACGGGATTCTCGCGATCGGCATGACATACGTGATCCTAACCAAGGGCATCGACCTGTCGGTCGGCTCGGTGCTCGCGCTCGCCGGCATCGTGAGCGGCCTCGCCGGCGCGGCGGGGCACGGGCTCGCGGCGTCGCTCGCAGCTGGCGTCGCGTGCGGCGCGGCGCTCGGCGCGATCAACGGCGTGACGATCGCGCGCTTTAACGTGCCGCCGTTCGTCGCGACGCTCGGGATGCTCAGCATCGCGCGCGGCGTCACTTACATCGTCAACGACGGCAGCCCGGTCGCGAACCTGCCCGACGATTATCTGTCGCTCGGCGTCGGCAAGCTCGGCCCGCTCGGGATGCCGGTGCTGATCTTCGCGGCGGTCGCGCTCGCGTGCTGGTGGGTGCTGCGCTACACGACGTACGGCCGCTATCTGTATGCGGTCGGCGGCAACGAGAAGAGCGCGCGCACGTCCGGCATCGGCGTGCGCAAGGTCGTGTTCTCGGTGTACGTCGTGTCGGGCGCGCTCGCGGGCCTCGCCGGGATGATTCTCGCCGCGCGCACGACGTCCGCGCTGCCGCAGGCGGGCGTGTCGTACGAGCTCGATGCGATCGCGGCCGTCGTGATCGGCGGCACGAGCCTGTCGGGCGGACAGGGCGGCGTCGTCGGCACGCTGTTCGGCGCGCTGCTGATCGGCGTGATCAACAACGGGCTGAATCTGCTCGGCGTGTCGTCGTATTACCAGCAGATCGCCAAGGGGCTCATCATCGTGCTGGCCGTGCTCATCGACGTGGCCCGCAAACAGCAGCGCTGA